One Megalobrama amblycephala isolate DHTTF-2021 linkage group LG15, ASM1881202v1, whole genome shotgun sequence genomic window, CCTTAAAGCTAGTTTTGACTGAGATCTTTGTGATGTTGGACAGGGGCGTCTTTCTCGTTCTTCTGCTTGGTTTGAGGGGTGAGTGAGGCTTGACACAGACCATGAGGACGCTAAAGTCATGCAGTCACTGTATTTTTGTCCCAGGGTACCATGTTCATGCTGAAGATCTCTGCCTTCCTCGTCGCTTATGCCGCAGTGGTGTGTCAGATGTCCGGCTCAAACGCCGCCCCAGCCAGGTAAAGCTTTCCTTCCTTCTCATGTTGTGACTGGAATCAGCAGATGGACTCTTTCATCAGGTGGTTGATTTGTGTCTTCAGACCTGCTTCAGAGTCTCTGACAGACAGATTTGCGCTCATGGACTACGAAGCGCGGAGATTATTGAGCGCTATTGTCAAAAACGTGGTGCAGATGACAGCGGAGGAACTGGAGCAGACGAGCGATGACAGCAGGTATGAACTCCTTTCAGGACTTTCCGAGCGCGTTTATCTGAAACGACCGACTTCTGCTTTTATTCCTCGAGAGGTAGTGACAGTAGATCCGGTTAGTGAAGTGAGGAACCCGTGGAGATTGAGGTGCAAGGGAATCCCGTTTGCTTGTCCTAACAGCAGCATGTCAATCTTTCCGGAATGACTGCATGTTAACCCCAGAGTTTCCCACCTGAAGCATGTTCTCTCTCTTAACCTGATGCATGTATGAATACTAACGGTGGTGTGGGTCGGGCGGGACGCTGCATGTCTGTGATGATACGCCTGTCTGCATGTGTGTTTCTCCCGACAGCCAGGGCAGATTCCTGTCCAAGCGCTGCTCCAATCTCAGCACCTGCGTGCTGGGAAAACTCTCCCAGGAGCTGCACAAATTACAAACCTTCCCGCAGACGGACGTGGGCGCCGGTACGCCCGGCAAGAAGCGCAGCCTGCTCGAGGGCAATCAGTTCACGAGCTACGAGGAGACGTTTAACGCCATCTAACCCTAACCCTCCCGTTGCATGTGGATTCTGCCTGCTTGACTGACCTGGTTGCATTgggcttttctttctttctttctttctaaaaCCTAGACTAAATCTCTTCCATACGGAGTTGTTTTTGTGCATTTCACACATGCCTCTTGAATAACTcttgaataaatgtattataaaggtaaTATCCACTGATAACAatcaaagattaaaaaaaagtatgatttCTTTCATGTGTTTAAAGTTCAATAAAGGTATTTTTATATCAGGAACTCTAGTTTTATTGTCAAGTTATTAGTTACATTAAGTTTATTGAGTGCCTCTACAAATACATCAAGATTTCTGCAGGTAAGATGATGACATCTGTGAACGTGCTCAAATAATCAGACTGATAAAGCCATGAATAATGCATGAACGTACATGTATAAGTGTCTCGATCCCTGTGCTGAAGCGCGCTCTCGCTCTGTGTTGGTCAGCGTGACGGCGCAGAAGCGCGCGTGTAACACCGCCACGTGTGTCACTCACCGGCTGGCGGACTTCCTGAGCCGCTCCGGCGGGATGGGCAGCAGCAGCTTCGTCCCGACCAACGTGGGCGCCGAAGCGTTCGGCCGCCGGAGGAGGAGCTCGCGCTTGTGAGCGGGGTATGCACGCGCTGCTGATGCTCTGACCTGCTGTGTGTCACGTGCTCGAGAGTTTCTGACTGTCTCTTCTCTGTTTCAGAGCTGATGAACTCATCTACAAACACAGAAACCTGCTCGCGCGTTCCCAGCTGAGATGGCGgcattctctctctctgaacAAGACTGAATTTTAAACATGCACTTAAGCACTTGTGTTATCCATATGTATTGACAGAGCTTCTAAAACACAGAGAAATCTATAGATTTTTATACGAAATAAATCAGATTCATAAAGACATTGTGTGTTTATTGTGCGATAAATCATGTGCCTTAATTGAAAATAATTGGCATCGAAGAAGAACCTTAAACATCCACAAAAGCATCTTTAtagtgggaaaaaaaaagttcttaagattattaaaatgttcttcacactggTCTGATCACTGAAGGTTCTTTGGTGAAacaaaatgcatatttaaaacacattttagaccctttatttttaagagtgtgggTTGTTATAATACAGTATTTGATTTTTGTGAACTTCTAAGAAGACCATGTATTTTCTGAGTCCAGCGAAGGCATTGGTGTTTACATTAGCaggagtgctgtgtgtgtgttcggcTTTATGAAGAAACAGGCCAGACCTGCTGAACTGAGATGACTTCATTCAGCATCATCTCTCTCATTGAATCTCATGGTATCAGTTCTCATCTGCAGGGTTTGTTATGAATCTGTAACGGAAGATCAGAGCCATTAACAGCAGACTATTCAGTCATCTCCAAAAGGGCTTGTTATAATCCTGTTATGATACAGCTTGCTGTGGTTTTCAAATGCATTAGCTAAATCACCAAATACATTAGATCATTCATCGAGACATTTGAGATTTAAACCTGTCCCAGTTCAAGCTTGAGAGAGTGTTGTGCTGTCATTGTCCAACAGGTGGCAGAGCGAGTCCCATTTTAAAAGCCTAATTTTTACTCAAGATGAATGATTATGATGTTTATTATAGTCATGAATATGATTGTATACTGTCCATTCAGCACATATATTCAGTCTGCTTTATACTTGATAACACTATATTTAACATTATCTGAACAAATGAGAGTGGTGTTTGCTCATGCATTGGGCATTGCGTGTTTGCACAGGCAGTTTCACTGTAAGATGTTAATATTGTGCAGCAGTTAAACTAAGGAACAAGCAGCTGCTCTCGCTCCTTCACTGGGATTTATTCACCTGTTTTCTGCTCACTCTCCTCAACGACACACATGATGAGAGGAATCATTCACAGGCTTCAACACAT contains:
- the LOC125247289 gene encoding calcitonin gene-related peptide-like isoform X2, with amino-acid sequence MFMLKISAFLVAYAAVVCQMSGSNAAPARPASESLTDRFALMDYEARRLLSAIVKNVVQMTAEELEQTSDDSSVTAQKRACNTATCVTHRLADFLSRSGGMGSSSFVPTNVGAEAFGRRRRSSRL
- the LOC125247289 gene encoding calcitonin-like isoform X1; amino-acid sequence: MFMLKISAFLVAYAAVVCQMSGSNAAPARPASESLTDRFALMDYEARRLLSAIVKNVVQMTAEELEQTSDDSSQGRFLSKRCSNLSTCVLGKLSQELHKLQTFPQTDVGAGTPGKKRSLLEGNQFTSYEETFNAI